TGGCGGCGAGGCCGTCCATGACCGGCATTTGCACGTCCATCAGAACCGCGTGGAATTCCGCCGGACCTGCCTTCAATACCTGGACCGCCTGCTGGCCATCCACGGTCAACGTGACGCGCGCACCTTCGCTGATCAGCATCTGTTCAATGACCATGCGGTTGACGCGCGTATCATCGACAATCAGGCAATGGAGGCCCGAGAGGCGCCGCTCCTCCCTCGGGGCGGGCGGGGACCCCGGCGGCCGGAGCGGCGTTTCCGGGATCGCCATATCGAAGGGCAGTTCGAACCAGAAGGTGCTGCCGGCTCCTTCGGAGCTTTCCACGCCAATCACGCCCCCCATCAATTCGACGAGACGCTTGCAGATCGACAATCCCAGGCCCGTGCCGCCGAAGCGCCGGGTGATCGAGGCGTCGGCCTGCACGAAGGGATCGAAGAGAGCCGACAATTTCCCGGCTCCGACGCCGATCCCGCTGTCTCGAACCTCGAAGCGCAGGCGCACCGATGAAGGCGTCTGCGCGAGAGGGTGGATGAACACCCTGACGCCGCCCTTCTCCGTGAACTTTATGGCGTTGCCGACCAGATTGATGAGGACCTGCTCAAGCCTGAGCACATCACCCAGAAGCAACGCGGAGCAGGTCCCGGGCGCGCAGACGATCTCGAAAGTCAGTTGCTTGCTTTGCGCGGAGGGTCCCAGAAGGTTTTTGACGTTCTTCAACGCCGATTCGAGCGCAAACGGCTCGCGCTCCACAACGAGCTGGCCGGCCTCGATCTTCGAGAAGTCGAGAATATCGTTGATGATCCCCATCAGCGTGGAGCCAGAGTCGTCGATCTGTCGCGTCAGCTTGCGCTGATCCGGGCTGAGCTTTTCCCGTTCCAGCAACTGCGCTGCGCCGATGACGCCGTTCAGCGGCGTGCGGATCTCATGGCTCATCTTGGCGAGAAACTCGCTCTTGGCTTCATTCGCCGCCTGCGCCTGTCGAGCCTGCTCCTCGAGCAAGCTCATATTGAGCCGCAGCTCATCTTCCAGGCGTTTGCGCTCCGTAATGTCGACCACCATTCCCAGCGCGCCGACATAGTCGCCGTTCTCATATATCGGCCGAGCGCTCAGCAGCGCCCATAAATGCGACCCGTCCTTGCGCTGGTATTTGAAGTCGTATGTTTCAGCAACTCCGGCTCGTCGAGACGATAATTTCTCTTGCGCGATTCCCTTCCATTCGTCGGTCATAAATTCGTAGATCGCGCGCCCGAGCATCTCCTCAGCCGTGTAGCCGAGCATTTCAGCCATTTTCGCATTCACGAAGCTCGTCTTCGATTCCTTGTCGAGCATCCAGACGCCTTCGAGCGCGGTTTCGACGATGCGTTGATAGCGATCCTCGGAACGCTGCAATAGGGCCGTTTGCCCTTCCTTCAGGGGCGTTATGTCCCAAACCGCCCCCATCGCGCGAACTGCGCGGCCCTCCATGTCCGAGAGGATCTCCCCTTTCGACCTCAGCCAGCGGATTGCGCCGTCGTTTTTGCGAATGATCCGGCATTCTGCATCAATGCGCCTGCCGCCGGAAAACGCCTCCTGCACGAGGGTCTCGTATTCCGAGCGGTCCTCCGGATGCAGGCGTTCGAGAAAATCGCCATAGGAAATTGAAGTTCCGCGAGGCAGTCCCAAAATTTGATAGTATTCGTCATTCACATAGGCCTGATTGGCGCCAAGGTCCCAGTCCCAGATGCCGATTTCGGCCGCTGACTGCGCCAGAGTCAGGCGTTCCGAAGTTTGGCGCAACTCACGTTCGATCCTTTTCCTGTCGGTTGTCTCGTCCACCACGACGCCGCAACCCGAAATCTCGCCGCCCTCGCCGAAGATCGGATACCAGTTGTCAACGAAGTAACGTGTGACCCCGGGCTGGGCGGGTGTCTCGCCAGAAAGTTCCCGGCCCTCGATGGGCGTCCCCTTGGCGAGGACGGCTTTTCCGGCCTCCTCGATGAGCGCAGCCATAGTGGGAACAGTTTCGCCAATCGTTCTCCCAAGATAGGCTTCCGGCGGCGGTCCGCCGATTTCAGCCAGGCGCTGATTGATGCGGCGAATGCGCATTTGCTTGTCGAAAAAGGCAAGTCCAATCGGAGCGTTTTGATAAATAGCGTCTAATTGCTGGTTCTGCTGCCGGAGCAATTCCGCGTTGAGACGCAACGCTTGTTCATTCGCCTTTCGGTCGCTGACGTCGGTATGAGTGCCAACAGCCCGAATGGGCGCTCCCGACTCGTCTCTTTCGACGACTTTTCCCCGACT
The DNA window shown above is from Methylocystis echinoides and carries:
- a CDS encoding PAS domain S-box protein, yielding MSATDLRAFIEQSSLAMAMFDREMRYIAVSQRWLSERDLDISILGRSAYDVFPDAEEKFRSAHLRALAGETITPTEDHFETPRGKVHWVRSRIIPWRCADGEIGGVLVFAEDITAQRRAEELLRESEERYRYAVDAASDGIWDWNLKTDHVTYSPAYYRMLGYEASEWQAGCVTSWIDLLHPDDRERIVTLARELLVSPGSYQLEFRLRAKDGSYHWIVSRGKVVERDESGAPIRAVGTHTDVSDRKANEQALRLNAELLRQQNQQLDAIYQNAPIGLAFFDKQMRIRRINQRLAEIGGPPPEAYLGRTIGETVPTMAALIEEAGKAVLAKGTPIEGRELSGETPAQPGVTRYFVDNWYPIFGEGGEISGCGVVVDETTDRKRIERELRQTSERLTLAQSAAEIGIWDWDLGANQAYVNDEYYQILGLPRGTSISYGDFLERLHPEDRSEYETLVQEAFSGGRRIDAECRIIRKNDGAIRWLRSKGEILSDMEGRAVRAMGAVWDITPLKEGQTALLQRSEDRYQRIVETALEGVWMLDKESKTSFVNAKMAEMLGYTAEEMLGRAIYEFMTDEWKGIAQEKLSSRRAGVAETYDFKYQRKDGSHLWALLSARPIYENGDYVGALGMVVDITERKRLEDELRLNMSLLEEQARQAQAANEAKSEFLAKMSHEIRTPLNGVIGAAQLLEREKLSPDQRKLTRQIDDSGSTLMGIINDILDFSKIEAGQLVVEREPFALESALKNVKNLLGPSAQSKQLTFEIVCAPGTCSALLLGDVLRLEQVLINLVGNAIKFTEKGGVRVFIHPLAQTPSSVRLRFEVRDSGIGVGAGKLSALFDPFVQADASITRRFGGTGLGLSICKRLVELMGGVIGVESSEGAGSTFWFELPFDMAIPETPLRPPGSPPAPREERRLSGLHCLIVDDTRVNRMVIEQMLISEGARVTLTVDGQQAVQVLKAGPAEFHAVLMDVQMPVMDGLAATRAIRTELGLTDLPVIALTAGVLPEQRQRALDAGCDDFIAKPISLEELVEKLTAHVPRRGP